The following proteins are encoded in a genomic region of Cuculus canorus isolate bCucCan1 chromosome 21, bCucCan1.pri, whole genome shotgun sequence:
- the SCNN1D gene encoding amiloride-sensitive sodium channel subunit delta: protein MEQEAAREEEKKESLIEFYDSFKDMFEFFCKNTTIHGTIRLVCSDSNRMKTAFWTLLFLASFGMLYWQFALMFSQYWAYPVVLTMSMHSEPKMFPAITICNLDPYRFELVSEHLTQLDRMAEESIAFLYGINTSASFFHMNEKNLLVKDLPSRSNLSRTSFKLSQNFSLVRMPDPHNRSGKKRSSVGFRLCDARGENCFYKTYSSGMGAILEWYRFHYMNIMSQLPVIVNISDHEEQIEDMVYSCQYDGEPCRPSDYVHFHHPVFGSCYTFNSKGTDPFWTATKPGIPYGLSLILRAEQKDHIPLLSTVAGVKVMIHNHNQTPFLEHEGFDIRPGIATTIGIQQDEVNRLGGNYGKCTINGDDVDVKLLYNNSYTLQACLHSCFQRIMVRKCGCGYYYYPLPPGAEYCNYNKHPAWGHCFYQLYSRLRNHHLNCFDQCPKPCREWLYKVSAGTAKWPSSKSQDWVRQALRHQNGYNSTSNRRDIAKVTIFYQQLNYKSVNESPLLSVNLLLSSMGSQWSLWFGSSVLSVVEMLELLVDTLVLSLLFCYQRFTLKKTLNVGRTPTIPSVSLTLENYRVVQEDAGNGDNSAHTHPSGGTIATGNNNDLQLHPLSSKVEMPDLCPDVVLNGFRYMQDRSVERETNS, encoded by the exons ATGGAGCAGGAAGCagcaagagaagaagaaaagaaagaaagcttgATTGAGTTTTACGACTCCTTCAAGGACATGTTTGAGTTCTTCTGTAAGAACACAACAATCCACGGCACCATCCGCCTTGTGTGCTCAGACAGCAATAGgatgaaaacagctttttggaCTCTGCTTTTCCTGGCCAGCTTCGGCATGTTATACTGGCAGTTTGCACTCATGTTCAGCCAGTACTGGGCTTACCCTGTTGTCCTGACCATGTCAATGCATTCGGAGCCCAAGATGTTTCCAGCAATTACCATCTGCAATCTGGACCCCTACAG ATTTGAACTGGTTAGTGAACATTTGACTCAATTGGATCGCATGGCAGAGGAATCGATCGCTTTTTTGTACGGCATCAATACCTCAGCCAGCTTTTTCCACATGAACGAGAAAAACCTTCTTGTAAAAGACTTGCCAAGCAGAAGCAATCTCAGCAGAACAAGCTTCAAGCTTAGCCAAAACTTCTCACTTGTCAGAATGCCCGACCCCCACAACAGGTCAGGGAAGAAGCGATCCAGCGTGGGCTTCAGGCTG tgtgATGCCAGAGGTGAGAATTGCTTCTACAAAACCTATTCCTCTGGGATGGGGGCAATTCTTGAATGGTATAGGTTTCACTACATGAATATCATGTCCCAGCTGCCAGTTATAGTCAACATTTCTGATCACGAGGAGCAAATAGAAGATATGGTTTACTCCTGTCAGTACGACGGGGAGCCCTGCAGACCCAG TGATTATGTTCACTTTCACCACCCAGTCTTTGGAAGCTGCTATACTTTTAACAGCAAGGGAACAGACCCTTTTTGGACAGCTACAAAACCTGGGATTCCTTATG GACTTTCCCTTAtcctgagagcagagcagaaggatcACATCCCACTCTTGTCTACGGTAGCAGGTGTGAAAGTGATGATACACAACCACAACCAGACACCATTCCTCGAGCATGAAGGCTTTGACATCAGACCAGGCATTGCAACTACCATAGGCATTCAGCAG GATGAGGTGAATCGCCTGGGTGGCAATTATGGGAAATGCACGATTAATGGCGATGATGTGGATGTTAAGCTCCTGTACAACAACTCCTACACCCTGCAG gcTTGTTTGCATTCCTGCTTCCAGCGGATAATGGTTCGAAAATGTGGCTGTGGCTATTACTACTACCCACTGCCTCCCGGTGCCGAGTACTGTAACTACAACAAGCACCCTGCGTGGG GTCACTGCTTTTACCAGCTGTACAGCAGGCTCAGAAATCACCACCTGAATTGTTTTGACCAGTGCCCCAAACCTTGCCG GGAGTGGCTGTACAAGGTGTCTGCAGGGACAGCTAAATGGCCATCATCAAAGTCCCAG GACTGGGTCCGCCAAGCTCTAAGGCATCAGAATGGATATAACTCCACCAGCAACAG GAGGGACATTGCCAAGGTGACCATCTTCTACCAGCAACTGAACTACAAGTCTGTGAACGAGTCACCTCTACTCTCT GTGAATCTGCTCCTGTCCAGCATGGGAAGCCAATGGAGTCTCTGGTTTGGATCCTCGGTGTTGTCTGTAGTTGAAATGCTTGAGCTGTTGGTGGATACACTAGTCTTGTCCCTCCTCTTCTGCTACCAAAGGTTCACGTTAAAGAAGACATTGAACGTAGGTCGCACACCCACCATCCCCAGTGTGAGCTTGACCCTTGAAAACTACCGAGTTGTGCAAGAAGATGCTGGAAATGGTGACAATTCTGCTCATACTCACCCTTCTGGAGGGACTATTGCCACGGGCAACAACAATGACCTGCAGCTTCATCCACTCTCCAGCAAGGTGGAAATGCCAGACCTTTGTCCAGATGTGGTGCTTAATGGATTTAGATACATGCAGGACAGGTCTGTGGAAAGGGAAACGAACAGCTAA